A section of the Nitrospirota bacterium genome encodes:
- a CDS encoding response regulator, with the protein MAKNILIVDDSASMRQLVSFALKTAGYEVTAAVHGKDAIDKTNNETKYEMVITDLNMPEMDGIELIKQLRMKPGYKFTPVIMLTTESQDSKKQEGKAAGATGWIVKPFTPEQLVGVVKKLVK; encoded by the coding sequence ATGGCGAAGAATATTCTGATTGTAGATGACTCTGCTTCGATGCGGCAGTTGGTCTCGTTTGCACTGAAGACTGCCGGGTACGAAGTCACGGCGGCAGTGCACGGCAAGGACGCGATTGATAAGACAAACAACGAGACGAAATATGAGATGGTCATCACGGACCTCAACATGCCGGAAATGGACGGCATTGAACTCATAAAGCAGCTTCGCATGAAGCCGGGCTACAAGTTTACGCCGGTGATCATGCTCACCACAGAGTCTCAGGACTCAAAGAAGCAGGAAGGCAAGGCTGCAGGGGCCACCGGCTGGATCGTAAAGCCCTTCACGCCGGAGCAGCTTGTCGGTGTTGTTAAGAAGCTCGTGAAATAA